A stretch of DNA from Paenibacillus sp. FSL W8-0186:
GGGTAGCCTGAATCTAACGAATCTCATTAGCGTTATTTGTACATATTAGCTATTAATTTAAATCTAACGAATCTAAGTCACCTTATTTGCGGTTTATTTTCCTATTGGAGTGGTTAAGCATGAAATAACGTTACATAGCTTCGTTACATTTTAACGGTGGCTCTTTTTAGGTAAATAGCGCTCGTGAGATTCGTTAGAATGCCACGTCCCGTATTTCGGACATAGCACCTCGTGTTTTGTGTTCCGTTCACGACCGGCCTGGTACCTCGTGTCCCGATTTCACACTCCGGCCTAGCGCTGCGTGTCCGGTGACCAACCGCACGTCCAATCTCGTTCCGGCCGACTATCGTTCGGGTCCCGTGTCTCGTTCAAGGCCTTACGTTCTCGTTCCGATCACACTATCGTTGGTGTTTTGTTCTCGATTAACGACCTAAGCCCATGCCGCGTGTCCCATCCGGATCCCGATTTCGCTCTTGAGCCCCGAATTTGAACTCGAGCATCCTGATCTCGATCTCGATCGATCACCGATCACCGATCCCGGATCCCTCGAGCCCTGATCTCAGTCCAGCTCTCCGCTTCACAGGCCGATCTCGGTCAAGTCCCCGTCTAGCCACAATCACGGGAGCACGGAGGTTCGGCGGAGCAGTTTGCCACTTGCTGCCAGCGGGGATTGCTCGATAGCCAGAGGCTTGGAGTTTTTTTGATCAATTGTGACAAGAAATTCGCTGAAATGTCGAAAATGGTTCAAAATGATTTGGCCGAGGGCAAAATGGGAAAGCGCCTCTCACAGTCTAGCGGCAAGAAACGAGGCGCAGGGGGAAACAGAAGGGTGGAAACGCTCGCAAACCTTGTTATGGCGGGCTTTTTCAGACATTTGAACAATTTGTGAACTCCCTTGATCTCATTGACAAAAGAGGGGTTCACTCTTATATTTAATAAGTGATTGTTTTAATTGACAGGATTGCAGTTTCCGTGCTAGGGCAGGAAAGTTTTTCCCCGGGCAAGGGAAAAAGCCTGTAATCATCGGAAGAATACGTAAAAGTGGGGTAGATCAATGATGAAACGGTGGAAGGCTGGGAAAAGGCTTGTTCCTTTGTTTGTTGGGCTGACGTTCTTACTGTCCGCTTGCGGTCGCGAAGACTTGTCTGCACTCAGACCACAAGGCCCGGTAGCACAAGGACAATTCGATTTGATGAAGCTGGCGATTACGATCATGCTCTCCGTGCTCGTAATTGTATTCGGTATTGCGGCCTATGTACTGATTAAGTTCCGTCGCAAGCCTGGGGATAAGGAGATGCCGAAGCAAGTGGAAGGAAATCACCTGCTGGAGATCATCTGGACAGGGATTCCGCTGATTCTCGTTCTCGTCCTTGCTGTAGCGACGGTACAGAAAGTGTTCGCTTATGGGGAGAACTATTGGGAGGATAAGGATGCCGTTCGGGTAAAGGTAACCTCGCATTTGTTCTGGTGGGAGTTCAATTATCCGGATTACGACATTACGACGGCTCAGGATTTGATTATTCCTACGAATAAGAAAATCGCTTTTCAATTGAAGACTGCAGACGTCATTCACTCCTTCTGGGTGCCTTCACTTGGAGGAAAGACGGATACGAATACCGAGGGGACGATTAACACAGCTTGGCTGGAGGCCGAGAAAGAAGGCGTTTACCTCGGGAAGTGTGCGGAGCTGTGCGGGCCGTCCCATGCCTTGATGGAATTTAAGGTGAAGGCGGTAAGCCAGGAATCGTTTGATAATTGGGTAGCCGCAATTAAGCAGCCGGTTGAGCCGATCCAGGATCCTGCACTTGCTGAAGTGTTCAAGACGCAATGTCTGAGCTGCCATGCGGTAGGGGATCAAGGCGGGCCGATGGGGCCGAACTTGACGGGTATCGGAAACCGCGAGACGGTCGCGGGCATCCTGATCAACGAAGAAGGCTCGAACAAACCGTTCCCGGGCAAGCCGGTTAAAGACAATTTGATCGAATGGTTGACCAACCCGCAAGAAGTCAAGCCGGGTAACCATATGCCTTCTCCTAAGGAAGACCTTGGGCTGACGGACGAAGAAATTGAAGGAATTGCGGAGTATTTGGCTAACGTCAAGCTGAATTACTAATTTCAGATTATCAGACGGCATTGATGCACAGGACTTTAAAGGGGGTACAAACCTTGGCTCACGCTCACAGTGTCAAGCGGCACAAGGGTTTGATGGATTGGTTGACAACGGTTGACCATAAGAAAATAGCCATTCTGTATTTGATTGCAGGGGGCTTCTTCTTTGGAATAGGCGGGATCGAAGCGCTATTGATCCGCGTCCAGTTATGGAAGCCAATGAATACGTTTGTAACTGCTCAGCAGTTCAACGAATTGATCACGATGCACGGAACAACAATGATTTTCCTTGGGGTAATGCCGATTATTTTTGCGATCATGAATGCGGTAATCCCGCTGCAAATCGGGGCTCGCGACGTCGCGTTCCCATTCTTGAACTCGCTCGGTTTTTGGACATTCCTGTTCGGGGGATTGCTGCTTAACCTCAGCTGGTTTATGGGAGGCGCTCCGGACGGAGGATGGACGGCTTATGCCCCTCTATCCTCAACGACATACAGTACGACGCACGGCGTCGACTTCTATACCATTGGTCTGCAAATTGCCGGTCTCGGTACGCTCATCGGGGGGATTAACTTCCTCGCGACGATCATTACCATGCGCGCTCCAGGCATGTCCTTCATGCGTATGCCGATGTTTACCTGGACGACATTCGTTACATCGGCAATGATTTTGTTTGCTTTCCCGGCGATTACTGTCGGTTTAGTACTTCTCAGCTTCGACCGGATTTTGGGAGCTAACTTCTTTAACGTTGCAGGCGGGGGCAACCCTGTTCTCTGGCAGCATATATTCTGGATCTTCGGGCACCCTGAGGTTTATATCCTCATTCTGCCTGCGTTCGGGATTATTTCTGAAGTTGTGAGTACATTTTCACGCAAGCGCCTGTTCGGATACAGCTCCATGGTATTCGCGACCATCCTGATTGCCTTCCTGGGCTTCATGGTATGGGCGCACCATATGTTCACGACAGGTATGGGGCCGGTTGCTAACGCGCTGTTCGCTATTGCGACGATGCTGATTGCGGTTCCTACAGGAATCAAAATCTTTAACTGGCTGTTTACGATGTGGGGCGGACAAATTACATTCAACACGGCGAACCTGTTCGCCATTGGATTTATTCCAACCTTTGTAATGGGTGGAGTAACCGGGGTTATGCTCGGATCTGCTCCTGCGGACTATCAGTTCCACGATACTTATTTTGTTGTAGCGCATTTCCACTACGTTATCGTAGGGGGACTTGTTCTAGGATTGTTCTCTGGCCTGCATTACTGGTGGCCGAAAATGTTTGGTCGGGTATTGAACGAAACGCTTGGAAAAATCGAATTCTGGACGTTTATTATCGGGTTCCACTTGACCTTCTTCCTGCAGCATTTCCTAGGCTTGGTCGGAATGCAGCGCCGCGTATTCACCTACTTGCCTAACCAGGGCTTTGATCTGATGAATATGCTGAGTACAGTTGGTGCGTTCCTGATGGGTGTAGGGGTTATCCTATTCCTGGTCAATGTCGTGATTACGGCAAGAAAGCCTGTCGGAGTTGAAAATGATCCTTGGGGAGACGGCCGTACCCTGGAATGGGCTATTCCGTCGCCGCCGCCGGAGTACAACTTCAAGCAGCTTCCGCTCGTTCGCGGTATTGATGCATATTGGAAAGAGAAGATGGCTGGAAATAAGGAGATGACTCCTGCTGAACCGGTGGGTTCGATTCATATGCCATCGCCGACGATTATTCCGTTTGTCATGTCTGTGGGTCTGTTCATTGCCGGCCTTGGCTTTATGTTTACGACGGATGATTTCGGCAATAG
This window harbors:
- the coxB gene encoding cytochrome c oxidase subunit II; the encoded protein is MMKRWKAGKRLVPLFVGLTFLLSACGREDLSALRPQGPVAQGQFDLMKLAITIMLSVLVIVFGIAAYVLIKFRRKPGDKEMPKQVEGNHLLEIIWTGIPLILVLVLAVATVQKVFAYGENYWEDKDAVRVKVTSHLFWWEFNYPDYDITTAQDLIIPTNKKIAFQLKTADVIHSFWVPSLGGKTDTNTEGTINTAWLEAEKEGVYLGKCAELCGPSHALMEFKVKAVSQESFDNWVAAIKQPVEPIQDPALAEVFKTQCLSCHAVGDQGGPMGPNLTGIGNRETVAGILINEEGSNKPFPGKPVKDNLIEWLTNPQEVKPGNHMPSPKEDLGLTDEEIEGIAEYLANVKLNY
- the ctaD gene encoding cytochrome c oxidase subunit I, which codes for MDWLTTVDHKKIAILYLIAGGFFFGIGGIEALLIRVQLWKPMNTFVTAQQFNELITMHGTTMIFLGVMPIIFAIMNAVIPLQIGARDVAFPFLNSLGFWTFLFGGLLLNLSWFMGGAPDGGWTAYAPLSSTTYSTTHGVDFYTIGLQIAGLGTLIGGINFLATIITMRAPGMSFMRMPMFTWTTFVTSAMILFAFPAITVGLVLLSFDRILGANFFNVAGGGNPVLWQHIFWIFGHPEVYILILPAFGIISEVVSTFSRKRLFGYSSMVFATILIAFLGFMVWAHHMFTTGMGPVANALFAIATMLIAVPTGIKIFNWLFTMWGGQITFNTANLFAIGFIPTFVMGGVTGVMLGSAPADYQFHDTYFVVAHFHYVIVGGLVLGLFSGLHYWWPKMFGRVLNETLGKIEFWTFIIGFHLTFFLQHFLGLVGMQRRVFTYLPNQGFDLMNMLSTVGAFLMGVGVILFLVNVVITARKPVGVENDPWGDGRTLEWAIPSPPPEYNFKQLPLVRGIDAYWKEKMAGNKEMTPAEPVGSIHMPSPTIIPFVMSVGLFIAGLGFMFTTDDFGNSFLNFLFNNYIVVIIGLGITFGSMIVHSLYDDAGWHIEPEEIDGKGAEA